Part of the Mauremys reevesii isolate NIE-2019 linkage group 20, ASM1616193v1, whole genome shotgun sequence genome is shown below.
CCATATTGAACGTCCTTTATATAATTTTAAACATTGAAAGGAAATAACAAAAACTTAATGGAGACTGGTGAGATCTAAAATGGGGTAGACAGAATTGCCATGTAAAAGGTCCATTTTCAGAGCCAATTTATAACTCTGGGTAGAGATCATACTGTAACTGACTCAAACCAGAGTAAGCAAAGCATATACTGCAGAAGCTCCTCTGGAACTTAAATAGGAGGAATTACTACCAATACATTTGCTAACACTGATAAATCACTTTTTTAATGAGGATTGTCTGTGAGTTATATTGTGTATAATAgttttcttgttaaaaaaaacagaaaatttaCTGGATCAGGTTCAAGTTTTATtctaaatatataattttttaagTGTAACTAAAAGCTGTATTTTCCATTACTGTGTTTCTGCGTTGACTAGCTGCCTCCTTTTTAGAATATTAACTGTTTTCTGTATTTGACTTGttgaataaaatatttcaattattttaaatgtgaaatttaCAATTGCCAACACTGTATAATAAAATAATTCACATTGTTCACTATTTTCCTGACTTTGCTTTTGTTTTACAGTTGCAGTCAGATAAGATGCACAGCAGTTACTTTAAGGGGAGACTGATGGGATAAGGAAATGGCAACTATAGGAATAATCTATATAGGTGTCTGTGTATAGAAGCATAGGCATATAAATTTATAGTTTGTGATACCTGGCCTGTACAAATATAATCCAGTTGGTAGTAGGCTGCTATCATGGGACTTGGGAGAAGCAAGTTCAGTTCCCTACTCTTTCTCCCACCTCTTGCGTGGCTTTGGGCAATTCACTTACTGTTACTGTGTGTCTCAGTTcacatctataaaatagggataatagtacttccctacttcacatgGATGTTGAGGATACATTAAAGATTGAGGCAATTGGATACTTCAGTAATGGGGACCAGATAAATACCTAAGATAGGCACTGCCGAGCTGTTCTGGGATGAAGCCTGTTACGTTAGCCTGTAGAAGAACTTCTACATGGCAGAGCCAGAAAAAGAGAGGCAACTTCTGCAGCTGTAGCCCAGCCAGTCAGAATATGGATCTACATATAATTTATATTTATCTGCAatgaaaatcattttttaaaaaacatttattcTTTAGATGAAATATATGgttaatattttgaaataaaagttCTTATTTTCTCAAAATAATTTCTTGGAGTAAACATACTAAAAAGCAACAATAAATTCATTTAGAATTGATTATCTGATTTTTCTAAGCCATTTAGGTTAATGATGGAATTAGTACCTTATTTTGCTCCAGTTACTTACACTTGCACTGAATGATCATATAATTCAGAATTcaagaaaattaatttaatttaattctcaGTAAATTTCTGACATGAGACTAGATGGTTTCTCTATGAGAAGAGGCAAACAGGCAATGCACAAGGGGACGGAAATGGTATGATGAGCCTGTAGATCATTTGGGTGAACAGGTTCCCCTCAGAGTGGGCAGTGTATTCAGCCCTATACCCTCAGACATTTTGAGATCCTTTACAAGCGAAGACCATCTATGGAGAGGCCCTATACTTCTGCACTCTCTCCAGCTCCCCATGATTCTCCCCTACTCCTTTCCCCTTAAAGGGCTAAGGCTAAATTATTAACACTTCAATGGATTGTCTGTGGGGTTGGTGGAAGGGAGGATGGACATCTCCCAGTTCAGCCTTCTATAGGCCATACAGCTGTACCCTCAATGTTAGACAAAAGGGGTGAGAAATTGTGCTATGAATGGAATGTTCCTTCCACCTTCCATGATAATACTACAAAATCCATTCATTGTTTACATTCAGGGTACATTAGTTTAGCTAAAAGTTGAGTCTGTATAAATTCATGTATTTGTAACCAAAATGTAATACAGGCAGTCCTCGACTCTATGACGTTCGAGTTACAAAGAACTGCAATTAACGACGCTTCTACATGGACACCCTGATTCGACTTCCGACTATAGGTTTTGAGTTTATGACGCTTGGTCCCGCAATGGAGTAGATTGTGGTTCCGAGTTCCAACTTACAATGCAATTGTAAGGAACCAATTGTGTCGTAAAGCTGAGAACTGCCTGTATTCCTTCAGTAAAATCTAacaaaccacacaacaaaaaaatCTAGCACAATAAACTAGGAAATATAATGGTAGAAACAAACCggaacaattttattttaatttttaaataacacATACTATAATTGTGCTTTCAAGTATTTAATAAAAGAATACTTTTAATAAGAGCTATTGTAAATGCTCAAGATGTGCAGCATTTATGCTTGTTGATCAACGGGAGTGTGATCTCAACTTTAAATTATTGCTTAAATAAACATTACTTTAAACTTCATTCATTGTTTTCACATATTCTCTCATCTCAACATCTGAAGTTTTAACAAATTCTTGGAAAGTTCTTTGTTCTACAACAGTTGCAGGTCTTACAGACACACACTTGAAGATGTTCCTTTTTGTGTCATAGTTGCCCATGCACCTATGGACTCGACCTCTAATTAGTCTTGGAAGCTCACGATCCTATTTCAAAAGCATAATAATCAAAAGGTTAAAATTAATTCCCTTTTCTGACATGAACTAAGCTCTTTAAAATGTCTGAAGAATAATAGTGTTAGTAGGGGATTACTGGAGGCTAGGTAATGTTTGTGGGCAATGTCAGCTCTACAATCCCTTGCAGTTCTTGACCTTCTCTGGCAGCATCACTGCAAAGGAGCTACACCACAAGAACAACTTCTTTTGTCAATTGTCCCTACAACTCTTAGGAAAAGTGGTTCCATTAAAAGAAGGGTGCTGTGGAAAATAGTATGTTCTGAGGGAAGTTGGTAAGTACCACAAAGCTAGATGAAAAGATGTCTTAACAGTGAACAGACAAAAGACCCACAATAACTTTGGCCCAAGTCTACCctgagacaggggcggctccaggccccagcacgccaagcgcgtgcttggggcggcatgccgcggggggcgctctgccagtcactgggagggcggcaggcggctccggtggacctcccgcaggcgtccctgcggagggtccgctggttccgcggctttggtggagcatccgcaggcacgcctgcgggaggtccactggagccgcgggaccggcgaccggcagagcgcccccccccatggcatgctgccgtgcttggggcggcgaaatggctagagccgcccctgccctgagatATGCACAAATtaccttaaaaaaattaatcaacaAACTGAGGTACCAGAAAACTTCCTGCTATATGTCCTTTGTGAGAAGAATTGAACTTTGGCCAAATTATATACATAAAACTCCTCTGGGTACAAAGAGAATTTTCCTACATCTGCAGCTAGCCATAGATAGAAGGCAATTATGCAAGCCCAGAACTGCATGGCCCTTTTATAGCCTCATTTCTGAATGGTCAGTGCTATGAAGGCATGCTTATGCAACCCAAACAGGTACACCTTTTCTAGAGGACTGCAAAAGCTCAGCAGCACCAAGGGGTTGGTGTGGGTAAACTACAAATAAAAATATGCAGAGCACACCTTGAAAAAGAGTGAATTTTGCCGCATAACTTCTCTACTTTATACTTGTTTCCCTCCAAAATCCCAATCCAGCTTTCCACAACCTAAACAAACTCTTCTCAAATTTAATTTGATCTGAGAAAGCCCCAAGACACTTGCACAAACATTTCTCAACAAATTTTGGCAAAACGGGTTTGGGCTTGCCTGAACTGCAACTGTATTTACTGCCACAGACCCAATAAGCAGTTTGTTCACTTTGTATGGAAAGTGAACAATACAACTTTTAACTTTATTTTATACATTAGAAGTTAGTGTTAACAGAATATGTGTTATTAACCTCCTGACTGCACCACATATAGTATATTCTGTATAAACATAGAAAATACTTACAATTTCATAAAATACACATGGCAGACTCTCCTTTCCATCTCTCAAGACAAAACTTTTTGCTCCATATGCTCCAGGTGTGACTGCAGAATCAAGTGTGCCTAAACAATATGTCAAGAAGTAAACAAGGATGTAAACATGCGAGCACTATTAAAGCCTGTGATCTACAAATATTAAGTGACATTAATATTCAATAGACAAAAATACTAAGCAACATACTGATGTCAGTCGTCTAACTAGCACagtttccactgacatcagtgggaattcTACTGCAAATTAAGGGCTACATATGGCACACTAATAGTAAATTCACATATTTTGTCTCTGAAGTAGGTGAAAAACTATACTTTTCATAAGCATGATTATAAACTGATTAGTTCCCTAGGTACTGGTGCATGAGAGATCCAGTTTTCTTAAAGCTGTACTTACTCATATATGCAAATCAATTCTAAACCATTAAAATTTGTAACCAACATTTCCAAGTTAAAAGAGTCCATGAGTTCATGTTACATTTggtatccccagccaccccaacTCTTAAAACAATTGGTCATCTCCAGCTTCCTTTGTCAAATTCTATTTTTAAGTAACATCAATAAAAGTGAAATAGGTTGTAAAAATAATTCAAATTCAGAAGAACTCCAGGTTTGGACTGATTCCCAGGTTAATTCTATTAAAAAGTTATTGCAGAACTCTGGTACCCTTGCTATATGGATTTTTCATTGCAaattttctttctgtttcttaGCCTCAATAATATCTCAagctttaattattttaattctaTAAAAAATGTAATAATCCTGAAAAATAGACAGAAAGTCTGCTACTACACTCTTAACTGATGTTGTGATGGCTTTTTATATAGTGTGGATTAGTCTCTCGGGTATATGAAGAGGGGGCTATATGATGGGGCATAATTTAGcaacaacaaatcaggaaaaagatcttggcgtcatcgtggatagttctcttaagacgtccacacagtgtgcagaggtggtcaaaaaagcaaacaggatgttagaaatcattaaaaaggggacagagaataagacggagaatatattaaagcccttatataaatcgatggtacgcccatatcttgattactgtgtacagatgtggtctcctcatctcaagaaagatatactggcactagaaaaggttcagagaagggcaactaaaatgattagaggtttggaacgggtccatatgaggaaagattagaggctagaacttttcagcttggaaaagtggagactaaggggggatatgatagaggtatataaagtcatgagtgatgtggagaaagtagataaggaaaagttatttacttattcccataatacaagaactaggggcaccaaatgaaattaatgggcagcaggtttaatacaaataaaaggaagttcttcttcacacagcgcacagtcaacttgtggaactccttgcctgaggaggttgtgaaggctaggactataacaacgtttaaaagagaactggataaattcatggaggttaagtccattaatggctattagccaggctgggtaaggaatggtgtccctagcctctgtttgtcagagggtggagagggatgtcaggagagcgatcacttgatcattacctgttaggttcactccctctggcattggccactgtcagtagacagaacactgggctagatggacctttggtctgacccaatacggccgttcttatgttcttatgtaagaagTTAGGTTGTGCTCATCCTTTTATCAAAGAGTTCAAATTTTATAGACAAAGTTCCAAGCTTCACCAATAAAATTCTTCATCAGTTTTCTAAGTACAGACAGGTTTTAGATAGTGGGCACAGTTAATCAAATCAGCCACAGAGAGATGTAAAGAGGACTTTCTTCTGTCAGCTAAACCCATTGCTGCTGGAGGGAAATTCATCCCTTTGGGATTCATGTAGTGTTTTCACCTCTGCTGTGTGTAAGGGTTCCTACAAATGAGCGAGGCAATTTTAATTTGTATCACATACCATGAGAATTCTACCAAAAGGAACTTCTTCAGAGAGCTATATCAGCAGACTGTCTAGCCACCGTGGCCATCTCCCCTTTTCAGCAAGCTCACTTTTGATGATGAGCTCTCCTCTATACCTTTACCTTTGTACCCACCTGTTAAGTGGAGTTGTGGCTGCTTTGCACAATGCTACCAAAACCTGAGTAGAGTTTTCATCCCCTGGAAACTCCACACCTCTTTTTATCAGCCTAAGCCACTGATTAAATTAGCACAATTCATTTTATACTGCCCTTGAACCTTGGCTAGAAAATATAATAACAGAAATCAAGACAAGAGTAGAAATATTAAGATGGGAAGAGTTTAAATATTGTAGGGTGCCGTGCTCGTATTTTGGTCATCTTTGATATATGGACAATTGTCCGGATATGAAATTAATTGGAGGCTCATGTCAATATTAAAAGGAAAATGGgtcaaatattaataaaaatttgAGAACttgttctttaaatatttttactATTGTTGCTCTACAGTAAAAACTGCATTGTCTTTGTGGGACTGACCCACCAATATTCTTAACTATAGCATAAACCAATATACATACCTAACACTTCAAATAATAGTGCAGTTTTATAAGTATACTGGCTCCAATGCTTCATACTTTCAATGACTGCACTTATAATTCGCAGAGAATTATCATTTTCTTTAAGTTTTAATTGATATGCTGGAACTTTCTTTCAGGGAAAGATGAAAACTCAAGTTAAATAGAGACGTTTACAGTCTTTAAAGTCAGATAGATAATTACACATTGGTCTTATGTTAATTATCCAGTATTTAAAATGAAGacattatttaatttatttagatTAATAAAGCACAAATAAACCACTGTCCAATATAACTTGTTTTATGATATCACAAAAATCACACAATAGATTACTGTTTCTGCTCAAATAAATAAGTACCCCTATTCAAAACAATGGTCACACAATCCTCCTTCACACCCACACCCATGCAAAAGGCATTTCATAAAATGAAGATTTTATTTAGGAATTGGACTTTCTAACGTGTCTAAATTACTTCAGAGCACAAGTCCCAAAATCCGCACTAATTGGAGAGAATAAGTAGTACTTGACAAAATCCCATGGACATGCACCAGACCACTGATTTGAGTCCAGCCAAGTGGAAAACAATTGCTGGCAAGACAAAGAAATAATATAAACATACTTGAAACACACAAGTTTGTGCCGCCTACTTCATACTGAGTAGCAGATAGAAACAAAGTCATGACTAGCAGTTGTCTAAAACATACACAAATAAATCTAATAAATAATGAACAGCTATTTTGTTTCTGATTTATACTGTACTACCTTGTGAGTCAACATTGACCAAATAGATAATTATAATTCATTTGTGAATGCTGGGCATGGCATGGAGGTACAGAGAAAAAGAAAGTTATATCTTTAGGTACAATGGGATTTTTGTTGTTAAAAACATAAGTAATGGAAACATTGCTTAGTCTAAATTTGTGCTATTTTTGACAGGGAAATTGCATTTagcaaattaaaaaagaaatgcaAGAGTGAGGGATGCACCAAATGTAAACAGAGGTTTAAAGAACAGAAGAAGAGATTAAAATCAGTCagaatttctatttttattaACAAGCTGCATTAACAAGAGCTATGAAGTGTGCCAACAGTTTTGAAAAAGGTTTTGTAAATGCATAAGAAGAGTAAACTAGAGTACAATACTCAGCAAGAGATATATTTGTTCTCCTTACAGAAAGGAACTTCAACTACAGAAACTAGGAGACAAAAACAGTTTTTCTAAAAGCAGAGCAACTCTTTACCATTCAACAAACAGTTGAAGAATAAGAGCCACTATATACCACTATATTGCATTCCTCACAACATATGACTTGAAGAAGCATAATTTTATTTCACTAGTAAAAATGATTTCAATAAATTACATTAAAGCAAGGGCATGTCTTTCTTTAACACAATTCAAAAATGTTGCTGCCAACATTTCAACAACATTTCCTGGGACATATCTAAGAAAAGGCCAGGACTCTGAGCAGAAGGCTgaccaaggtgtgtgtgtgatcataGGGCGTAGTGGTAACTGCTTGCGAATGTTTGGAAATTTTAGGTTATTTTAATATGAAAATCTTAATTCCAAGGCTTCCCAAAGTTGAATTAATGGAGGCCTCCCAAAGCTAGAATTCATGTTGGCTTCATCTGCCCTCGAACAActttccctcccccaactggcATCTGTCCCCTTATTATTTTCTTGGGAAATGTCCTGAGGTCTGTAATTTCTTCCCCTTCCTACTCCCCAAAATTTTACCTGAATCATTTTGTCTTCTGGAACATGATCAAATTGTTTTTCATTAACTTTATTTTGTTGAATATTATGTTTAAATTTATATGCTGGACTATGATCCTGTAGACTTCTTGATGTGGTGCTGGATATAACTGGCCATTGTGCTTTGGATGAACATATTCGTCCTGTTACAGTTGTCTCAATATGCTGTGATGCCTTATGATGGTCAGGTAGTTTGTGCTGCTGAACAGTTCTCAGACTATTTGAGATATTCTCAAACTTTCGAATGATTCCACTATCGGATATCAAATTGATTCTGCTACTTGGCGACATATGCTCATTTCTGTTCCAAACTTTAGCATTGGTATTCTTTTCTTCTGCTCTGCAGTGCAACATTATATATGATTCAATATCACAATACCTATTGAAATATTGACCTGCATATTCAAAATGTATATAAGTACATTCCATAGATTATTCtgtgacctttttaaaaaaacaccttgtATTTCTTTAAGCCCTGATAAAGtgcttaaacatgtgcttaacttcatcCTTATTCAGGATAGTGATTAAGTATGTGGTTAattttacacatgtgcttaactcccattaacttcaatgggttttaaacatgtgcttaactgatgtcctgaacagggatgctttcctgaaacaGGACCTTAAAATTTATCAAATTCAATACATTGTAAATGCAAGTTCTCCAAATTATAGAAAAGAATTCGCTTGTGAACCCTCATCCCAGGGTCACTGCTCAAAAATTCCTCCTACAATTGGCTGTAAGGCTAGCTGTATGATTTCAGGACCTTACACTTCATAAAGAAAACCAATTAACTGCTTCTACGTCCAGTCCTGCCACTGGAGCTGAAGTTAGGGAGGTCTTGTCAGAAAGATATTTACTCTCCCACTGATCTTACAGCTGGAAATAGAAAGAGAGAACTATCCTGTGGATGGGAGTGTTTCCATGGGATGTGGGGCCTCCAAAAAAGCACAGCCCCAAGCAACCACTTGCCTGAATTGTAATAAGGCTCAATACTGACTTTCCAGTTAAGATTCAAGTTTGCCTGAACTTCTTTCTGTATAAATAATGGACAATCATTGCCCTCATTCACAACACCACCTCCCAATGTAGTCAGTAGGAGTTCATCACATAAGGCTATATCAGACACCAAA
Proteins encoded:
- the SPATA22 gene encoding spermatogenesis-associated protein 22 — its product is MKRNLSDNSSRSTAGCLPVPLFNQKKRTRQPLTSNPLKNEPSTSTVTHSYDFSARTTELGWEIAKPELAQLQKTTNSGQIEPSMAPSLLKQQNTSKPNISNTGKNLNILRAEEKNTNAKVWNRNEHMSPSSRINLISDSGIIRKFENISNSLRTVQQHKLPDHHKASQHIETTVTGRICSSKAQWPVISSTTSRSLQDHSPAYKFKHNIQQNKVNEKQFDHVPEDKMIQKVPAYQLKLKENDNSLRIISAVIESMKHWSQYTYKTALLFEVLGTLDSAVTPGAYGAKSFVLRDGKESLPCVFYEIDRELPRLIRGRVHRCMGNYDTKRNIFKCVSVRPATVVEQRTFQEFVKTSDVEMREYVKTMNEV